One segment of Fuscovulum ytuae DNA contains the following:
- the pheT gene encoding phenylalanine--tRNA ligase subunit beta, whose translation MKFTLSWLKDHLDTTATLDEILYALTDLGLEVEEVSDRAAKLAPFTIARVLHAEQHPDADKLRVCRVLTDEGEKQIVCGAPNARAGITVVLCKPGDYVPGIDVTLGVGKIRGVESHGMMASERELELSDEHNGIIELPSGEVGEKFADWLAKNRPEVVDPMIHIKITPNRPDALGVRGLARDLAARGLGTLKPLDIPAIKGSFASPVTVQIDPALKAKGCPLFAGRLIRGVKNGPSPAWLQARLTAIGLRPISALVDITNFFTFALNRPLHVFDAAKVHGPLRIHPAQGDEELLALDGKTYRLQPGMMVISDDNGPESLAGIMGGEVSGCTETTTDVFLESAYWDPITIATTGRALKINSDARYRFERGVDPAFTLPGLDLATQMIIDLCGGEPSELALDGAVPDVSRAYKLDPARVISLVGMDIPEAEQRRTLEALGFTLNGDMATPPTWRPDILGEADLVEEVARVASLTKLEGKPLRRLQAGVPKPILTPLQAREKAARRTLAALGYNECVTYSFIDAEAATLFGGGSDAVRVDNPISSEMTHLRPDLLPGLLRAAARNQARGFADLALCEIGPAFHGGEPGEQHLQATGLLVGYSAPRDPFGSRRPVDVFDAKADAEAVLAALGAPARTQITRKVAAWWHPGRSGVIGLGPNTLASFGEVHPRILSAMGVKGPAVAFTILVANVPMPKVKTPTRPALTISDLQAVDRDFAFVVDKGVEALVAINAAQGADKVLIESVRLFDQFTGDKAEAQMGPGKKSIALTVRLQPSEKTLTEAEIEAVSAKIIEKVTKATGGTLRG comes from the coding sequence ATGAAGTTCACCCTCTCCTGGCTGAAGGACCATCTCGACACCACGGCCACGCTGGACGAGATCCTCTACGCCCTGACCGATCTTGGTCTGGAAGTCGAAGAGGTGTCGGATCGCGCCGCCAAACTCGCCCCCTTTACCATCGCGCGTGTGCTGCATGCCGAACAGCACCCCGATGCCGACAAGCTGCGCGTCTGCCGCGTCCTGACGGATGAAGGCGAAAAGCAAATCGTCTGCGGCGCGCCCAATGCCCGCGCAGGTATCACCGTCGTCCTGTGCAAGCCGGGCGACTATGTGCCGGGCATCGACGTCACGCTGGGCGTGGGCAAGATCAGGGGCGTGGAATCCCACGGCATGATGGCCTCGGAACGCGAGCTGGAACTGTCTGACGAACATAACGGCATCATCGAACTGCCCTCGGGCGAGGTGGGCGAGAAATTCGCCGACTGGCTGGCCAAGAACCGGCCCGAAGTGGTGGATCCGATGATCCACATCAAGATCACCCCGAACCGCCCCGATGCGCTGGGCGTGCGCGGGCTGGCCCGCGATCTTGCGGCGCGGGGCCTTGGCACCCTGAAACCGCTGGACATCCCGGCGATCAAGGGCAGCTTCGCGTCACCCGTCACCGTGCAGATTGACCCGGCGCTGAAGGCCAAGGGTTGCCCCCTCTTCGCGGGCCGCCTAATCCGGGGCGTCAAAAACGGTCCCTCACCCGCTTGGCTTCAGGCGCGGCTGACCGCGATCGGCCTGCGCCCGATCTCGGCGCTGGTCGATATCACCAATTTCTTCACCTTCGCGCTGAACCGCCCCTTGCACGTCTTCGACGCCGCCAAGGTGCATGGCCCCCTGCGCATCCATCCCGCCCAAGGGGACGAGGAACTGCTCGCGCTTGATGGCAAGACCTACCGGCTTCAGCCCGGCATGATGGTCATTTCCGATGACAATGGCCCAGAATCGCTTGCCGGCATCATGGGGGGCGAGGTGTCGGGCTGCACCGAAACCACCACCGATGTCTTCCTTGAATCCGCCTATTGGGACCCAATCACCATCGCCACCACGGGCCGCGCGCTGAAGATCAATTCCGATGCCCGCTACCGCTTTGAACGCGGGGTGGACCCAGCCTTCACCTTGCCGGGTCTGGACCTTGCCACCCAGATGATCATCGACCTTTGCGGCGGCGAACCGTCCGAATTGGCACTGGATGGTGCGGTGCCGGACGTCTCGCGCGCCTACAAGCTTGATCCCGCCCGCGTCATCTCGCTGGTGGGCATGGATATCCCCGAGGCAGAACAGCGCCGCACGCTCGAAGCGCTGGGCTTCACCCTGAACGGCGACATGGCAACCCCCCCCACATGGCGGCCCGATATTCTGGGCGAGGCTGATCTCGTCGAAGAAGTCGCCCGCGTTGCCAGCCTGACCAAACTGGAAGGCAAGCCCCTGCGGCGTCTGCAGGCAGGCGTGCCAAAGCCGATCCTCACGCCGCTTCAGGCCCGTGAAAAGGCCGCACGCCGCACGCTGGCGGCGCTGGGCTACAATGAATGCGTCACCTACAGCTTCATCGACGCCGAGGCCGCCACGCTCTTCGGCGGCGGGTCCGATGCGGTGCGGGTGGACAACCCGATCTCGTCGGAAATGACGCATCTGCGCCCCGATCTGCTGCCCGGCCTGTTGCGCGCCGCCGCCCGCAATCAGGCACGCGGCTTTGCCGACCTTGCGCTGTGCGAGATTGGCCCCGCCTTCCATGGCGGCGAGCCGGGCGAACAGCATTTGCAGGCAACTGGCCTGCTGGTCGGCTACAGCGCCCCGCGCGATCCCTTTGGCAGCCGCCGCCCGGTGGATGTCTTCGATGCCAAGGCCGATGCCGAGGCGGTTCTGGCCGCCCTCGGCGCACCCGCACGCACGCAGATCACCCGCAAGGTGGCCGCGTGGTGGCATCCGGGTCGGTCCGGCGTGATCGGGCTTGGCCCCAACACGCTGGCAAGTTTTGGCGAGGTGCATCCCCGCATCCTGTCTGCCATGGGCGTCAAGGGGCCTGCCGTGGCCTTCACCATCCTTGTCGCCAACGTCCCCATGCCCAAGGTCAAGACACCCACCCGCCCGGCGTTGACGATCAGCGACCTGCAAGCGGTGGATCGCGATTTCGCCTTCGTCGTGGACAAGGGGGTTGAGGCGCTGGTTGCGATCAACGCCGCGCAGGGCGCGGACAAGGTGCTGATCGAAAGCGTCCGCCTCTTCGACCAGTTCACGGGTGACAAGGCCGAGGCACAGATGGGACCGGGCAAGAAATCCATCGCCCTGACCGTGCGGCTGCAACCCAGCGAAAAGACCTTGACCGAGGCCGAGATCGAGGCCGTCTCTGCCAAGATCATCGAAAAGGTGACCAAGGCCACGGGCGGAACGCTGCGGGGGTGA
- the pheS gene encoding phenylalanine--tRNA ligase subunit alpha codes for MDGLDTLKAKYLTAVSTAADESALEEVRVAALGKKGEISAMMATLGKMDPDARRAAGAALNALKDEIDAALRARKQGLADAALDERLRTEWLDVTLPGRPRRTGTIHPVSQVMEELTAIFADMGFAVAEGPQVESDWYNFDALNIPPEHPARQEHDTFFMHRAPGDDRPPHVLRTHTSPVQIRAMTDKGAPIRVIAPGRVYRMDMDQTHTPMFHQVEGLAIDRDISMANLKWVLEEFCRAFFEVDKVELRFRASHFPFTEPSAEVDIRYSNVGGQLRIGEGDKWMEILGSGMVHPKVLAAAGVDPNEWQGFAFGMGIDRLAMLKYGIPDLRAFFESDLRWLRHYGFAALDMPDLPGGLSR; via the coding sequence ATGGACGGGCTCGACACGCTCAAGGCCAAGTATCTGACCGCCGTTTCCACCGCGGCCGATGAATCCGCGCTGGAAGAGGTGCGGGTCGCGGCCCTTGGCAAAAAGGGCGAAATCAGCGCCATGATGGCCACCCTCGGCAAGATGGACCCCGACGCCCGCAGGGCAGCAGGGGCCGCGCTGAACGCCCTCAAGGATGAGATTGACGCCGCGCTGCGCGCCCGCAAGCAAGGCCTTGCCGATGCCGCGCTCGATGAACGGCTGCGCACCGAATGGCTGGATGTCACCCTGCCAGGTCGCCCGCGTCGGACGGGAACAATCCACCCGGTCAGTCAGGTGATGGAAGAACTCACCGCCATCTTCGCCGATATGGGCTTTGCCGTGGCCGAAGGCCCGCAGGTCGAAAGCGATTGGTATAACTTTGACGCCCTCAACATCCCGCCGGAACACCCCGCCCGGCAGGAACATGACACCTTCTTCATGCATCGCGCGCCGGGCGACGACCGCCCGCCGCATGTGCTGCGCACCCATACGTCGCCGGTGCAAATCCGTGCCATGACGGACAAGGGCGCCCCCATCCGCGTCATCGCGCCCGGCCGTGTCTACCGCATGGACATGGACCAGACCCATACGCCCATGTTCCATCAGGTCGAAGGGCTGGCCATCGACCGCGACATTTCCATGGCCAATCTGAAATGGGTGCTGGAAGAATTCTGCCGCGCCTTCTTCGAGGTGGACAAGGTCGAACTCCGCTTCCGCGCCTCCCACTTCCCCTTTACCGAACCCTCGGCCGAAGTGGACATCCGCTATTCCAACGTGGGCGGCCAGCTCCGCATCGGCGAGGGGGACAAGTGGATGGAAATCCTCGGCTCCGGCATGGTGCATCCCAAGGTGCTGGCAGCGGCGGGCGTGGACCCGAACGAATGGCAGGGCTTCGCCTTCGGTATGGGGATCGACCGCTTGGCGATGCTGAAATACGGCATCCCCGATCTGCGCGCCTTCTTTGAAAGCGATCTGCGCTGGCTGCGCCATTACGGTTTTGCCGCGCTCGACATGCCCGATCTTCCCGGCGGCCTCAGCCGCTAA
- a CDS encoding SGNH/GDSL hydrolase family protein encodes MLRALIALLTLSFLISCGEMVTESTKDARILLMGDSMMAANRGSNNAVADEIERRLGEEVIDRSIIAARYFYYLPLTGAAGLRLPSQYLPGKWDWVVLNGGGNDLMFGCGCGYCSGMVDRLISKDGKSGAIPELVGRIRANGARVVFSGYLRNPGLYTPVRACKPFGDELDRRLARLDAADPGFFFLPMSDLVPRGDPSLHQQDLMHPSPKGSAAIGARIAATIRKAEN; translated from the coding sequence ATGCTGCGTGCCCTCATCGCCCTTCTGACCCTGTCTTTCCTGATCTCCTGCGGCGAGATGGTCACCGAAAGCACCAAGGATGCCCGCATCCTGCTGATGGGCGATTCGATGATGGCCGCCAATCGCGGGTCGAACAACGCCGTGGCAGATGAAATCGAGCGCCGCCTCGGCGAAGAGGTGATCGACCGTTCCATCATCGCCGCGCGCTATTTCTACTACCTCCCCCTCACAGGTGCGGCAGGACTGCGGCTGCCCTCGCAATACCTGCCCGGCAAGTGGGATTGGGTCGTCCTGAACGGCGGCGGCAATGACCTGATGTTCGGTTGCGGCTGCGGCTATTGCAGTGGAATGGTGGATCGCCTGATCTCCAAGGATGGCAAATCTGGCGCGATCCCCGAATTGGTCGGCCGCATCCGGGCCAACGGCGCACGCGTGGTCTTTTCCGGCTACTTGCGCAATCCCGGCCTTTATACCCCCGTGCGGGCCTGCAAACCCTTTGGCGATGAGTTGGACCGCCGCCTCGCGCGCCTTGATGCCGCCGATCCCGGTTTCTTCTTCCTGCCGATGTCCGACCTCGTCCCGCGCGGCGATCCGTCCTTGCACCAGCAGGATCTGATGCACCCCTCGCCCAAGGGCAGCGCCGCCATCGGCGCACGCATCGCGGCCACCATCCGCAAGGCCGAAAACTGA
- the rplT gene encoding 50S ribosomal protein L20 has protein sequence MSRVKSGKVTHARHRKVIKQAAGYYSARSRNFRTATQAVDKANQYATRDRKARKRNFRALWIQRINAAVRLFDLEMTYSKFINGLAKAGIEVDRKVLADLAVHEPEAFNAIAAQAKAALA, from the coding sequence ATGTCCCGCGTCAAATCCGGTAAGGTGACCCACGCCCGTCACCGCAAGGTCATCAAGCAGGCCGCTGGCTATTACAGCGCCCGCTCGCGCAACTTCCGCACAGCCACGCAGGCTGTCGACAAGGCAAACCAGTATGCGACCCGCGACCGCAAGGCTCGCAAGCGCAACTTCCGCGCCCTGTGGATCCAGCGTATCAACGCCGCCGTGCGTCTGTTCGACCTTGAAATGACCTATTCCAAGTTCATCAACGGTCTGGCCAAGGCCGGGATCGAAGTGGACCGCAAGGTTCTCGCCGATCTCGCCGTGCATGAACCCGAAGCGTTCAACGCCATCGCCGCGCAGGCCAAGGCCGCGCTGGCCTGA
- the rpmI gene encoding 50S ribosomal protein L35, protein MPKMKTKSAAKKRFSFTASGRVKAGVAGKRHGMIKRTTKFIRDASGTMLLCDSDAKIVKKYMPYDR, encoded by the coding sequence ATGCCCAAGATGAAGACCAAGTCGGCGGCGAAGAAGCGTTTCAGCTTCACGGCCTCCGGTCGGGTGAAGGCCGGCGTCGCCGGCAAGCGCCACGGCATGATCAAGCGCACGACGAAATTCATTCGCGACGCATCGGGCACCATGCTGCTCTGCGACAGCGATGCGAAGATCGTCAAGAAATACATGCCCTACGACCGCTGA
- the pyk gene encoding pyruvate kinase: MRRLRNVKIVATLGPASSDYATIRALFEAGADVFRLNMSHGTHDDIRARHTIIRQVEADTGRPIAILADLQGPKLRVGTFANPAGEELADGAAFRMDLDPAPGDATRVQLPHPEIFAALEPGASLLVNDGKIRLKVETCGKDFANCTVTVGGTISNRKGVNVPDVVLPLAALSDKDRKDLEFACELGVDWLALSFVQRPEDVIEARDLARGRAAVLSKIEKPAAVKAYDAILDVSDGIMVARGDLGVELPVHSVPPIQKKLVRGARAAAKPVIVATQMLESMIESPMPTRAEVSDVATAIYEGADAVMLSAESAAGKYPVEAVTTMNNVAISVEGDAVYRQIIEASRSVNRTSVADAIVSAAREIAESADIKAICCFSQSGTTVSLVARERPRVPIIALTPLMETARRMCLTWGAHCVITEEQDRFKGAVISAVRAARTYGFATEKDQIVLTAGVPFNVQGTTNILRVAPCDERLIYRVDPE; this comes from the coding sequence ATGAGACGCCTTCGGAACGTCAAGATCGTGGCCACACTCGGACCGGCCTCCAGTGATTACGCAACCATCCGCGCCCTGTTCGAAGCAGGCGCCGATGTGTTCCGCCTGAACATGTCGCACGGCACGCATGACGATATCCGTGCGCGCCACACGATCATCCGTCAGGTCGAAGCCGATACGGGCCGCCCCATCGCCATTCTGGCTGATCTTCAGGGGCCCAAGCTGCGCGTTGGCACCTTCGCCAATCCTGCGGGCGAGGAACTGGCTGATGGCGCAGCCTTCCGCATGGACCTTGATCCCGCACCGGGTGATGCGACCCGTGTGCAACTCCCGCATCCTGAGATTTTCGCCGCCCTCGAACCCGGCGCCTCGCTTCTGGTGAATGACGGCAAGATCCGGCTCAAGGTGGAAACCTGCGGCAAGGACTTTGCCAACTGCACCGTGACGGTGGGCGGCACCATCTCGAACCGCAAGGGTGTGAACGTCCCCGACGTTGTGCTGCCGCTCGCCGCTCTGTCGGACAAAGACCGCAAGGATCTAGAATTTGCCTGCGAACTGGGTGTCGACTGGCTGGCCCTGTCCTTCGTCCAGCGCCCCGAAGATGTGATCGAGGCGCGCGATCTGGCCCGTGGCCGCGCCGCCGTCTTGTCCAAGATCGAAAAGCCCGCGGCGGTAAAGGCCTATGACGCCATCCTTGATGTGTCGGACGGCATCATGGTCGCCCGCGGCGACCTTGGCGTCGAACTGCCCGTCCATTCCGTGCCGCCGATCCAGAAGAAACTGGTCCGCGGCGCGCGGGCTGCGGCAAAACCGGTGATCGTTGCGACCCAGATGCTCGAATCGATGATCGAATCGCCCATGCCCACCCGGGCCGAGGTGTCGGACGTCGCCACCGCCATCTATGAAGGCGCGGATGCTGTCATGCTCTCGGCCGAATCGGCCGCCGGAAAATACCCGGTCGAGGCGGTTACCACGATGAACAACGTGGCAATCAGCGTCGAGGGCGATGCCGTCTACCGCCAGATCATCGAAGCCAGCCGCAGCGTCAACCGCACCTCTGTTGCCGATGCCATCGTGTCTGCCGCGCGCGAAATTGCGGAAAGCGCCGATATCAAGGCGATCTGCTGCTTCTCGCAATCCGGCACCACGGTCAGCCTCGTGGCGCGCGAACGCCCCCGCGTGCCGATCATCGCGCTGACCCCGCTGATGGAAACCGCCCGCCGCATGTGCCTGACATGGGGCGCGCATTGCGTGATCACCGAAGAACAGGACCGCTTCAAAGGGGCCGTCATCTCGGCCGTCCGCGCCGCGCGCACCTATGGTTTCGCCACCGAAAAGGACCAGATCGTCCTGACCGCAGGCGTGCCCTTCAACGTGCAGGGCACGACGAACATCCTGCGAGTCGCGCCCTGCGACGAAAGATTGATTTACCGCGTCGATCCTGAATAA
- a CDS encoding N-formylglutamate amidohydrolase: MTAYRIIGEDRPGRWLVTCDHATNRVPDWVAGGDLGIGPADMGRHIAYDIGAAGVAEALGAALNSPVAMSDFSRLVIDPNRGEDDPTLVMRLYDGTIIPANRHIDATGVEERLARLYRPYHDALARLAGRRPDVVIVAVHSFTPCLKGRAPRPWHVGVLHSHLDERLSRALIEVLRGEVDLCVGDNEPYSGHLPGDAIDRHALRWGRQNTLVEVRNDLIATPAAQAAWGARLAPLLEQALALVD, encoded by the coding sequence GTGACTGCCTATCGGATCATCGGGGAAGACAGGCCGGGGCGCTGGCTTGTGACCTGCGACCATGCGACGAACCGGGTGCCGGATTGGGTGGCGGGGGGCGATCTGGGGATCGGGCCTGCGGATATGGGCCGTCATATCGCCTATGACATCGGTGCGGCGGGGGTGGCCGAGGCGCTGGGTGCGGCGCTGAACAGCCCGGTGGCGATGTCTGATTTCAGTCGCTTGGTGATCGACCCGAACCGGGGCGAGGATGACCCGACGCTGGTGATGCGGCTTTATGACGGCACGATCATCCCGGCGAACCGCCACATTGATGCGACCGGGGTGGAAGAGCGATTGGCGCGGCTTTATCGCCCCTATCACGACGCGCTGGCGCGGCTGGCGGGGCGGCGGCCCGATGTGGTGATCGTGGCGGTGCATTCCTTCACCCCCTGCCTGAAGGGGCGCGCGCCCCGGCCTTGGCATGTGGGCGTGCTGCATTCGCATCTGGACGAACGGCTAAGCCGCGCGTTGATCGAGGTGCTGCGGGGCGAAGTCGATCTTTGCGTGGGTGACAACGAGCCCTATTCCGGCCATCTGCCCGGTGATGCGATCGACCGCCACGCCCTGCGCTGGGGGCGGCAGAACACGCTGGTCGAGGTGCGGAATGACCTCATCGCCACGCCCGCGGCGCAGGCTGCGTGGGGTGCGCGGCTGGCACCGCTTTTGGAACAGGCGTTGGCCCTTGTGGACTAA
- a CDS encoding DUF1244 domain-containing protein produces the protein MDDATMQALEAAAYRRLRDHLRARTDVQNIDLMNLAGFCRNCLSRWMAEAAAEAGVPLGKEEAKTLVYGMPYDDWKALHQAEATDAQKAAFTEAFKTHG, from the coding sequence ATCGATGATGCCACCATGCAGGCCCTTGAAGCCGCAGCCTATCGCCGGCTGCGCGATCACCTGCGCGCGCGGACCGATGTGCAGAACATCGACCTGATGAACCTTGCCGGGTTCTGCCGCAACTGCCTGAGCCGCTGGATGGCCGAGGCCGCTGCCGAGGCGGGCGTGCCTTTGGGCAAGGAAGAGGCCAAGACGCTGGTCTATGGGATGCCCTATGACGATTGGAAAGCCCTGCACCAGGCGGAGGCGACCGATGCCCAAAAGGCCGCCTTCACCGAGGCCTTCAAGACCCACGGCTGA